One stretch of Gouania willdenowi chromosome 16, fGouWil2.1, whole genome shotgun sequence DNA includes these proteins:
- the LOC114478600 gene encoding protein S100-A16, with amino-acid sequence MESAIKTLVTTFISSSKGKENLDSKGFKNLVEKQFSSILEDANSADKVKEMQQGLDANADGKVSFGEYLTLVGYLAQSMSDRKTAAAAQSD; translated from the exons ATGGAGTCTGCTATTAAGACCCTGGTGACAACTTTTATCAGTTCCTCCAAAGGGAAGGAGAATCTGGATAGTAAAGGCTTTAAAAATCTGGTGGAGAAACAGTTCAGCAGCATCCTGGAG GATGCAAATAGTGCTGACAAAGTAAAGGAGATGCAGCAGGGATTGGATGCCAACGCTGACGGAAAGGTCAGCTTCGGGGAATACCTCACTCTCGTCGGCTACTTGGCCCAAAGCATGAGTGACAGGAAGACTGCAGCAGCCGCACAAAGCGATTGA